The Halobacillus ihumii genomic sequence CAAAGGAGATGAAGCCGGGCCATCCCACACAGCCGAACAGCTTGGGGCAAATCTTGCGAATATGCACAAACATACAGCTGAATATTTCGGGTTTGATCAGCCGACTTTTATCGGAGAATTAACCCAGGATAATCATTGGCGGGAAAGCTGGGTTGAGTATTTTCGAGATGATAGGTTACAGCCGCAACTGCAACTGGGGATTGAACATAAGACCTTGCCACCAAAAAGGCAGGAACGACTTGAGCAGCTGATAGATCAATTAGACCAATTACTCTCACATTATCCTTCACCTTCCCTTCTGCATGGCGATTTGTGGGGAGGAAACTATTTAGTTGGACGTAGAGGCATCCCCTACCTTATCGACCCCTCCATATTGTATGGAGATCATGCATTTGAACTAGCTTTTACGGAATTATTCGGTGGATTCTCGCCGGCTTTTTATGCAGCTTATCAGGAAGTCATGCCGCTGCCTCATGAATACGAAGATATGAAACCGCTTTATCAGCTTTATTATCTTCTCGTTCATCTAAATATGTTTGGTGAAAGCTACGGTTCTTCCGTGGACCGTATTTTAGCAAGGTACACGAAAAACTAGGAATTTAAGAACGCTGATAAAAATTTTTATTGGCAACTGCATATTTTTGTATTAAAATTTATTTTGTTGCATATTTATTCTTATCACAATTTGTCAGGAGCGATACTTTAATGAAAGCAAGCGACTTCAAGATTTCATCACATTTAAAATTTATAGTGCCATCATTACTTGGTATATTTTTATTTATTGTACCGTTTTATAATGCAGAGGATCAGAGTGTTACGATTATTATCGCCATTCTGGCCACGTGGATTCAAGAAGCGCTGGCTGACTCTCTATCTCTGATCATGATGCTGATTATTTCAATTACAGCGATCGGGACCCTCATAGTTAAATTAATGGGGCCGGATAAACTAAATAAAACCCCCTTCTTCAAGCAATTGTTCAATGTGCCATGGGTATGGGTTGTTACCCGTGTATTAGGGATGATTTTTTCAATAATGGTTTATTTTCAAATTGGACCAAATGCCATTATTTCTGATGTGACAGGTGGATTGTTATTAGATTCCTTGCTTCATGTACTATTTGCGGTCTTCTTATTTGCCGGACTGTTTCTTCCACTGCTGCTCAATTTTGGGCTTCTGGAACTTTTTGGTGTACTATTAACAAAAATTATGCGCCCTGTTTTTAAATTGCCAGGACGTTCTTCCATCGACTGTTTAGCCTCGTGGTTAGGAGATGGCACAATTGGTGTACTCTTAACGAGTAAGCAGTATGAGGAAGGTTATTATACGAAGAGAGAAGCTGCTGTTATTGGAACCACCTTCTCTGTTGTATCCATTACCTTCAGTTTAGTTGTGATTCAGCAAGTCGGCTTGGCTGATATGTTTATTCCATTTTATTTAACTGTTGGGTTCGCAGGACTTGTGGCGGCATTAATCATGCCGAGGATTCCACCTCTTTCGCGTAAAGCGAACACTTATGTTACTGAGGAAGCCGATGACATAAGTGAAGAGATCCCTCAACATCACAATGCTTTTACTTACGGATATGCACAGGCTGTCGAACGAGGCAGCAAATCCAGCGGAGTTAAAGAGTTTTTTAAACAGGGCGGTCAGAACATTTTAGATATGTGGATGGGTGTAGCCCCAATTGTCATGGCATTAGGTACCATTGCACTGATTATCGCAGAGTTCACGCCAGTGTTCGCTTGGCTTGGCGTACCATTTATTCCGATTCTGGAACTGTTGCAAATCCCTTATGCGCAAGCTGCATCTGAAACGATATTAGTTGGGTTTGCCGACATGTTCCTGCCAGCCATCATCGGGGCTTCTATTGAAAGTGAATTGACTCGCTTTGTGATTGCGGCATTATCCGTTACACAGCTGATTTATATGTCAGAGGTCGGCGGTTTGTTATTAGGTTCTAAAGTACCTGTAAACCTTAAAGATCTCTTTATCATTTTCTTGTTAAGAACCATCATTACGCTTCCAATCATTGCGTTAATCGCACATCTAATTTTTTAAATAAATTAGAGGCTGGTGACAAATATGTCCCAGCCTCTAATTTATCTGATTTGCTTAATAAAGGCTTCTGCTGTAGCGAGGCTGGATTGCGAGTTCTGTCCTGTTACTAGCTTGCCATCTACTTCAACGTGCTCCTTAAAGGGCTCAGAGGTCTGAAATTCAGCTCCTTCAGCTGACAATTTGTCTTGCAGTAAAAAAGGCATTTTATCAGTCAGACCTGCTTTCTCCTCCTCCTTATTTGTAAAGCCTGTTATCGTTTTTCCTTTAATAAAAGAATCTCCATTTGCATCCTTCACACCAACAAAAGCAGCCGGTCCATGACAAACTGCCCCAATTACTTTGTCGTGTTCGATAAAGTGCTGCAAAGCCGATTGAATAACGCTTTGATTAGGAAAATCGAACATCGTCCCATGCCCGCCCGTGAAGAATATGCCTGCATAATCATTTAGATCAATGTTTTCAAGTTTATCTGTATTATGGATCGGTTCCATGACTCCATCCCAGACTCGGGGAAGTTCATTACTATAGCTGTTTGGATCAATGGGAATTCTACCGCCTTTAAGGCTTACCCCCGTTACTTCAAATCCTGCTTGTTTACATTCTGTTGCAGGCTCCACAAACTCTTGCAGCCACAATCCCGTTTCGTTCCCGCCTTCGATGGCATCGATATTTGTTGCCACAAATAAGATCTTTTTTTCCATGAAAAATACCTCCCTCAGGATCTATATCACTA encodes the following:
- a CDS encoding fructosamine kinase family protein — its product is MKQVIQTSLQRLGDQSAIQAISKVSGGDINEAFYVRTDRDEYFVKGNNNVPPHFFKIEALGLERIAQTNTIHVPKVYDYNQPRVGETGFLVMEWIKGDEAGPSHTAEQLGANLANMHKHTAEYFGFDQPTFIGELTQDNHWRESWVEYFRDDRLQPQLQLGIEHKTLPPKRQERLEQLIDQLDQLLSHYPSPSLLHGDLWGGNYLVGRRGIPYLIDPSILYGDHAFELAFTELFGGFSPAFYAAYQEVMPLPHEYEDMKPLYQLYYLLVHLNMFGESYGSSVDRILARYTKN
- a CDS encoding YjiH family protein, producing the protein MKASDFKISSHLKFIVPSLLGIFLFIVPFYNAEDQSVTIIIAILATWIQEALADSLSLIMMLIISITAIGTLIVKLMGPDKLNKTPFFKQLFNVPWVWVVTRVLGMIFSIMVYFQIGPNAIISDVTGGLLLDSLLHVLFAVFLFAGLFLPLLLNFGLLELFGVLLTKIMRPVFKLPGRSSIDCLASWLGDGTIGVLLTSKQYEEGYYTKREAAVIGTTFSVVSITFSLVVIQQVGLADMFIPFYLTVGFAGLVAALIMPRIPPLSRKANTYVTEEADDISEEIPQHHNAFTYGYAQAVERGSKSSGVKEFFKQGGQNILDMWMGVAPIVMALGTIALIIAEFTPVFAWLGVPFIPILELLQIPYAQAASETILVGFADMFLPAIIGASIESELTRFVIAALSVTQLIYMSEVGGLLLGSKVPVNLKDLFIIFLLRTIITLPIIALIAHLIF
- a CDS encoding type 1 glutamine amidotransferase domain-containing protein; this translates as MEKKILFVATNIDAIEGGNETGLWLQEFVEPATECKQAGFEVTGVSLKGGRIPIDPNSYSNELPRVWDGVMEPIHNTDKLENIDLNDYAGIFFTGGHGTMFDFPNQSVIQSALQHFIEHDKVIGAVCHGPAAFVGVKDANGDSFIKGKTITGFTNKEEEKAGLTDKMPFLLQDKLSAEGAEFQTSEPFKEHVEVDGKLVTGQNSQSSLATAEAFIKQIR